From one Streptomyces sp. NBC_01478 genomic stretch:
- a CDS encoding cytochrome P450 family protein codes for MAEPIVSLLNPEFEDDPVGAFGRLREQGPLVRIGFPGGPPVWLITRSEEFKAAWSDPRLVTNISNVPGQEGPSIADQALASLDVPDELLRYFTSNLMLQDGPVHSRLRRLVAPAFSVRRIKALRPRIEEVSARLLDAFAKKGSGDLLREYATPLTGAVICELVGIDEEDQPQIRQWMDEYANIDRDFTTSALSLFDYTKKLIERRRAEPADDMISTLVQTMDEDGDRLSEDEIISMVGVLVNGGYHSTAHFIPNAVLTLLDNPDQLALLRARPEALPHAINELMRIANPIPSAGPRYASEDMEVAGVPICKGDAVTGSLQSVNYDPRVFAAPERCQVDRVLKRGEGHLAFGAGPHRCIGAALAELEGEIAIDHLFLKHDTLELAVASRELRYRELIPGGARLFSKFPVRL; via the coding sequence ATGGCTGAACCAATCGTTAGCCTGCTGAACCCCGAATTCGAGGACGACCCCGTCGGCGCCTTCGGGCGCCTGCGGGAGCAGGGCCCGCTCGTCCGTATCGGATTTCCCGGCGGGCCGCCGGTCTGGCTGATCACGCGCAGTGAAGAGTTCAAGGCGGCGTGGAGCGACCCGCGGCTCGTGACGAACATCAGCAATGTGCCGGGCCAAGAGGGGCCGAGCATCGCGGACCAGGCGCTCGCGTCGCTCGACGTGCCGGACGAGCTCCTGCGCTACTTCACCTCCAACCTGATGCTCCAGGACGGTCCGGTCCATTCGCGGCTGCGTCGCCTCGTGGCGCCCGCGTTCTCCGTCCGGCGCATCAAGGCATTGCGGCCGCGCATCGAGGAGGTCTCGGCCCGGCTCCTCGACGCCTTCGCCAAGAAGGGGTCGGGAGACCTCCTCCGGGAGTACGCCACTCCGTTGACCGGTGCCGTCATCTGCGAACTGGTCGGCATCGACGAGGAGGACCAGCCGCAGATACGGCAGTGGATGGACGAGTACGCCAACATCGACCGCGACTTCACCACGAGCGCCCTGAGCCTGTTCGACTACACCAAGAAGCTCATCGAGCGACGCAGGGCCGAGCCCGCGGACGACATGATCTCCACCCTGGTGCAGACGATGGACGAGGACGGTGACCGCCTCAGTGAGGACGAGATCATCTCGATGGTGGGTGTACTCGTCAACGGCGGATATCACTCCACGGCTCACTTCATCCCCAACGCGGTTCTCACACTCCTCGACAATCCGGATCAGCTGGCGCTGTTGCGCGCGAGGCCGGAGGCACTGCCGCACGCCATCAACGAGTTGATGCGGATCGCGAACCCCATCCCGAGCGCCGGACCGCGGTACGCGAGCGAGGACATGGAGGTCGCCGGCGTCCCGATCTGTAAGGGGGACGCTGTGACGGGTTCCCTCCAGTCCGTCAACTACGACCCGCGTGTCTTCGCCGCGCCCGAACGGTGCCAGGTGGACCGGGTGTTGAAGCGTGGGGAGGGCCACCTCGCCTTCGGTGCCGGCCCGCACCGCTGCATCGGCGCGGCGCTCGCCGAACTGGAGGGCGAGATAGCCATCGACCACCTCTTCCTCAAGCACGACACTCTGGAACTCGCGGTAGCGAGCCGTGAGTTGAGGTACCGCGAGCTCATCCCCGGCGGTGCTCGGCTGTTCTCCAAGTTTCCAGTGCGCTTGTGA
- the ddaH gene encoding dimethylargininase, with translation MFILPKGAKVTETQSERTALDQRKALTRHYLMCRPRYFDVTYSINAWMDPDRPTSTQTGLAQWKRLFDILVGLGHDVRLIEPAPGLPDMVFAANGALVVDGKALVARFRHPQRRDESAAYLEWFSRGSWSEVRQAEYVNEGEGDFLFTGAEILAGTGFRSESRAHDEVREFFERPVISLTLVDPRFYHLDTALAVLEDGEVMYYPGAFSPQSRAVLAERFPDAILAEEADAAVFGLNALSDGRNVVLPRGATGIAGQLRERGYHPIGADLTELLKAGGSVKCCTLELRE, from the coding sequence ATGTTCATCCTGCCGAAGGGAGCCAAGGTGACGGAAACGCAGTCGGAACGGACCGCGCTCGATCAGCGAAAGGCATTGACCCGGCACTATCTCATGTGCCGCCCCAGGTACTTCGACGTCACCTATTCGATCAATGCGTGGATGGACCCGGATCGCCCCACATCGACGCAGACCGGACTGGCCCAGTGGAAAAGGCTGTTCGATATCCTCGTCGGTCTGGGTCACGATGTACGGCTGATCGAGCCGGCACCGGGCCTTCCTGACATGGTCTTCGCCGCCAACGGGGCTCTTGTGGTGGACGGCAAGGCGCTCGTCGCGCGCTTCCGGCATCCTCAGCGCAGGGACGAGTCCGCGGCCTACCTGGAGTGGTTCAGCCGCGGTAGCTGGTCAGAGGTACGGCAGGCAGAGTACGTCAACGAGGGGGAGGGGGATTTTCTCTTCACAGGCGCGGAGATCCTGGCCGGCACCGGATTCCGCTCGGAATCGCGAGCTCATGACGAGGTGCGCGAGTTCTTCGAGCGTCCCGTGATCAGTCTGACCCTCGTCGATCCCCGGTTCTACCACCTCGATACGGCTCTGGCGGTGCTTGAGGACGGCGAAGTCATGTACTACCCGGGGGCGTTCTCCCCGCAGAGCCGGGCAGTGCTGGCCGAGCGATTCCCGGACGCGATCCTCGCCGAGGAAGCTGACGCCGCCGTGTTCGGCCTCAACGCGCTGTCCGACGGCCGCAACGTCGTACTGCCCCGGGGAGCCACCGGCATCGCGGGGCAGCTGCGCGAGCGTGGCTACCATCCCATCGGTGCCGATCTTACGGAGCTGTTGAAGGCCGGAGGCAGCGTCAAGTGCTGCACGCTTGAACTCCGGGAATGA
- a CDS encoding class I SAM-dependent methyltransferase, with protein MDNDVTKGLLPVLPELSGLLPDLRGTDITSLLTDYARMAKIVSVVDAARFLEENFASAQNLGGRENLLRHACCSVKMDGDVLEFGVMDGQTLAILCDEFQDLTVHGFDSFKGLPEDWTHDSPSGTYSTQGRIPTGLPSNTKLHIGLFEDTLPKYLAGTDAPVALLHIDSDLYSSARTVLFGLAPRLRAGSIIVFDEFLNYPGWRQHEYRAFTEFVDAFDIEFRYFSFASSYLSVAVLLDSAPKAS; from the coding sequence ATGGACAACGATGTTACAAAAGGGCTGCTACCAGTGCTACCAGAGCTCAGTGGCCTGCTACCAGACCTTCGTGGCACGGACATCACAAGCCTGCTGACCGACTACGCTCGAATGGCGAAAATCGTGTCAGTAGTAGACGCCGCCCGCTTCCTGGAAGAGAATTTCGCGTCGGCACAGAACCTTGGAGGGCGGGAGAATCTCCTTCGGCACGCCTGCTGCTCGGTGAAGATGGACGGCGACGTACTCGAGTTCGGTGTTATGGATGGGCAGACCTTGGCCATCCTCTGTGACGAATTCCAGGATCTCACTGTGCACGGTTTCGACTCGTTCAAGGGGCTGCCCGAGGACTGGACCCACGACAGTCCAAGCGGCACGTACAGCACTCAGGGGAGGATACCGACCGGCCTTCCGTCGAATACGAAGCTGCACATCGGCCTGTTCGAGGACACGCTGCCGAAGTACCTGGCCGGCACCGACGCTCCGGTTGCCCTCCTGCACATTGACTCGGACCTGTACTCCAGCGCGCGCACAGTACTGTTCGGACTTGCCCCACGGCTGCGGGCGGGTTCGATCATCGTTTTCGACGAGTTCCTCAACTACCCAGGCTGGCGTCAGCACGAGTACCGCGCCTTCACCGAGTTCGTCGACGCGTTCGACATCGAGTTCCGTTACTTCTCTTTCGCATCGAGCTATCTGTCCGTTGCAGTGCTGCTGGACTCTGCGCCCAAGGCGAGCTGA
- a CDS encoding phytanoyl-CoA dioxygenase family protein, whose translation MAQAALVWLAGGPALRLAVGRERRFYTQTCHWNRVVSDAELQELADGTPWRLHELVPHGKHLADLRRSRRMNTFGDGVLEKAAAEYAEQGFSIIRNVVPSDLVAEARSHVDWLTRKYPDLRPEHFHHPLIRNDAFWARLVSEPRLVDVAEFFLGPDVACFTAHYICKPPYDGQPVLWHQDGAYWTLSPMEALTVWLAVDESTAENGCLRMIPGSHELPLHKPSVRTDEPNMLFSAADETLVQEWVEKRGIVAIELQPGDVSIHHPHLLHCSKANTSAKRRCGLDIGYISTATRLHSEGLYLDPLLVRGADTNSLNSYRPFPAYLDGETIPFAGQGEWGDKVARLNEALPPRSRDLPDETPIETTRYMIDRLREGTVKR comes from the coding sequence ATGGCCCAGGCCGCGCTGGTGTGGTTGGCCGGCGGCCCGGCCCTGCGGCTCGCTGTTGGGCGTGAGCGTCGCTTCTACACGCAGACGTGCCACTGGAATCGTGTTGTGTCCGACGCCGAACTCCAGGAGCTGGCAGACGGTACGCCGTGGCGGCTCCACGAACTCGTTCCGCACGGCAAGCACCTGGCAGACCTGAGAAGGAGCCGACGCATGAACACATTTGGCGATGGCGTTCTGGAGAAGGCTGCGGCGGAATACGCCGAGCAGGGTTTCTCCATCATCCGCAACGTCGTGCCATCGGATCTCGTGGCCGAGGCGCGTAGCCACGTTGACTGGCTTACCCGCAAGTATCCGGATCTGCGCCCCGAACACTTCCACCACCCTCTGATCCGCAACGACGCCTTCTGGGCACGCCTGGTCTCCGAACCCCGTCTGGTGGACGTCGCTGAGTTCTTCCTCGGCCCTGACGTGGCGTGCTTCACAGCTCACTACATCTGCAAGCCCCCGTACGACGGACAGCCCGTGCTGTGGCACCAGGACGGCGCGTACTGGACCCTGAGCCCGATGGAAGCGCTCACGGTGTGGCTGGCCGTCGACGAGAGCACCGCGGAGAACGGCTGCCTGCGGATGATCCCCGGTAGTCACGAACTGCCACTGCACAAACCGTCGGTTCGCACGGACGAGCCCAACATGCTGTTCTCCGCCGCCGACGAAACCCTGGTGCAGGAGTGGGTGGAGAAGCGCGGAATCGTGGCCATTGAACTCCAGCCGGGCGACGTCTCGATCCACCATCCCCATCTGCTGCACTGCTCGAAGGCGAACACCTCCGCCAAGCGACGGTGCGGCCTCGACATCGGCTACATCTCGACGGCCACGCGGCTCCACAGTGAAGGGCTGTACCTCGACCCACTGCTCGTACGCGGAGCCGACACCAACAGCCTCAACAGCTACCGCCCGTTCCCCGCTTACCTGGACGGCGAGACGATTCCCTTCGCCGGACAGGGCGAGTGGGGCGACAAAGTGGCCCGGCTCAACGAGGCGCTGCCGCCGCGTTCACGGGACCTTCCCGACGAGACCCCGATCGAGACCACTCGGTACATGATCGACCGTCTGCGCGAAGGCACCGTGAAACGCTGA
- a CDS encoding ABC transporter permease has translation MSALSLAVRDSNTMLRRNLLHARRYPSLTLNLLLTPIMLLLLFVYIFGDVMSAGIGGGGADRSDYIAYIVPGILMMTIGSTVIGAAVSVATDMSEGVIARFRTMAIHRGSVIIGHVVGSVLQVLASLVLVGAVAVAIGFRSTDATVLEWIAAFGLLALFSLALTWIAVGMGMASPNAEAASNMAMPLILLPLISSAFIPADTMPGWFQPIAEYQPFTPAIETLRGLLLGTEIGNNWWIAIAWCVGLSALGYRWSQSQFNRDPK, from the coding sequence ATGAGCGCCCTCAGCCTCGCCGTACGCGACTCGAACACGATGCTGCGCCGCAATCTGCTGCACGCGCGCCGCTATCCGTCCCTCACCCTGAACCTGCTGCTCACGCCGATCATGCTGCTGCTGCTCTTCGTCTACATCTTCGGCGATGTGATGAGCGCCGGCATCGGTGGCGGCGGCGCCGATCGCTCCGACTACATCGCCTACATCGTCCCCGGCATCCTGATGATGACCATCGGAAGCACCGTGATCGGGGCCGCGGTGTCCGTCGCCACCGACATGTCCGAGGGTGTCATCGCCCGCTTCCGTACGATGGCGATCCACCGCGGCTCCGTGATCATCGGGCACGTCGTCGGCAGTGTGCTGCAGGTGCTCGCCAGCCTGGTCCTCGTCGGCGCCGTCGCCGTGGCCATCGGCTTCCGGTCCACGGATGCGACGGTCCTGGAGTGGATCGCAGCGTTCGGGCTGCTCGCCCTGTTCTCCCTGGCGCTCACCTGGATCGCGGTCGGGATGGGCATGGCCAGCCCGAACGCCGAGGCGGCCAGCAACATGGCCATGCCGCTGATCCTCCTCCCCCTCATCTCCAGCGCCTTCATCCCGGCCGACACGATGCCGGGCTGGTTCCAGCCGATCGCCGAGTACCAGCCGTTCACGCCGGCCATCGAGACCCTGCGCGGCCTGCTGCTCGGCACCGAGATCGGCAACAACTGGTGGATCGCCATCGCCTGGTGCGTCGGCCTGTCAGCCCTCGGCTACCGCTGGTCGCAGTCACAGTTCAACCGCGACCCGAAGTAG
- a CDS encoding thioesterase II family protein, with translation MSSQDRERPALLCVPFAGAGPSFFHPWRALSAGRWRLVPVELPGRERRIMETPYRNVVEAAKNSVDDVVADLGEGTRTVLFGHSLGAVLAYELVHLLSTRDVRIDRLVVSGSPGPWTQRERRATGLPDEEFLARVEEFAGFRHEALDHPEMRELILPVLQADCEMHENYVPSTDERVSVPICSIRGGSDGLVGAEQAQEWRSATTGDFSYTEFPGDHMYLVDHAREVLDLIEAESAFGRGRQGDDEHG, from the coding sequence ATGTCTTCGCAAGACCGCGAGCGGCCCGCACTGCTGTGCGTCCCGTTCGCGGGAGCGGGGCCCTCGTTCTTCCACCCGTGGCGGGCGCTGTCCGCCGGCCGCTGGCGGCTGGTCCCGGTCGAACTTCCCGGCCGGGAGCGGCGGATCATGGAGACGCCGTACCGAAATGTCGTCGAAGCGGCCAAGAACTCCGTCGACGACGTGGTCGCGGACCTCGGCGAAGGGACCCGGACCGTGCTGTTCGGGCACAGCCTAGGCGCCGTGCTCGCGTACGAGCTGGTGCATCTGCTGAGCACGCGCGACGTGCGAATCGACCGGCTGGTTGTCAGCGGCTCGCCGGGACCGTGGACCCAACGGGAGCGGCGGGCCACCGGACTTCCGGACGAGGAGTTCCTCGCCCGGGTCGAGGAGTTCGCGGGATTCAGACACGAGGCCCTCGATCACCCGGAGATGCGTGAACTGATTCTGCCCGTGCTGCAGGCCGACTGCGAAATGCACGAGAACTACGTTCCGAGCACCGACGAAAGGGTGTCGGTGCCGATCTGCTCGATCCGAGGCGGCTCCGACGGCCTGGTCGGCGCGGAGCAGGCGCAGGAATGGCGGAGCGCGACCACGGGTGACTTCAGCTATACGGAGTTCCCGGGCGATCACATGTACCTCGTCGATCACGCCCGGGAGGTACTGGACCTGATCGAGGCGGAATCCGCCTTCGGTCGCGGACGTCAAGGAGACGACGAACATGGCTGA
- a CDS encoding non-ribosomal peptide synthetase, producing MIPLSYAQRRMWVTNQLERGAETYNISPTFRLTGPLDEAALVAAIRDVVARHEILRTVYVTDEDDEPHQRILPAAEVSVQVPVVDVAPDKLPGAVDEAIAHHYDLSTELPLRASLFRCAPQEHLLVLVIHHIASDGVSGAPLARDLTTAYTARRDGRAPEWEPLPVQYKDYTLWQRALLGDPADPDSLAARQTAYWREELDGVPQPLSLPLDRPRPAERSLEGDTVGFAVKAEVAAGLQKLADERGMTMSMVLQTALAVLLRKLGAEEDVTIGNPIAGRTDEALADLVGVFVNTQVLRVDLSGDPSYADLLAQVRDKALAAYEHQDVPFEMLVELINPDRSAAYQPLFQVTFAWQNFTKQDFELPGLKVEFEQHLVSAAMFDLFFSMTMDESGALQGDLMYATQLFDRDTVEAIAARFARVLEQLVAAPLSPVGAIEAVSAAEREWLLRGVNDTVHAVDAVTLPEAFEAQVARDPERIAVIAERETLTYGEFNRRANRLAHWLLEQGAGPEQLVVVRIPRSVDLMVAVYAVVKAGAAYIPVDPELPEDRVRQVVDSAKPLLVLDDELPDVSGYPETDPERVLAPDNVAYVIYTSGSTGGPKGVPVSHRSIMNRVQWGLAHFDVTVEDRMLLSTSASFDASVPELFANMQVGAAVVVARPDGRKDPAYLAELIARERVTGADFVPSLLTEFVAEPAARKCTTLRWIEVAAEAFPAALANRFVELLPGCGAHNLYGPTEATVEVTGWQHVPGADTVPIGAPIWNTQVYVLDEALRPVPQGVTGELYLAGACLARGYIGQTALTAERFVASPYGAPGARMYRTGDLVRWNKDSQVEYLGRTDFQVKVRGLRIELGEIEHVLTEHPAVAQAAVVVRENQQGDKRLVAYVVPDPEAAVADEGVQVDEWRRVHEETYADSAHEPWGEDFHLWKSAYDGEPIPREQMREWRDTAVAQVLDFAPGRVLEIGAGAGLLLARIAGEVEEYWATDISATVVDRVREQAEQAGLGERVRLSVQAAEDVSGLPRAGFDTVVLNAVAQYFPSVDHLDRVLSEAMELLAPGGRLIVGDVRNAATLRLLLTAVQRAARPHASPEELRAMVEQALLGERELVVAPEWFAQWAADHSVGVDIRLKPGRVHNELTRHRYEVVLHKESADPLDLTGVPAAAWGREVTDLAGLGDLAARTGGPVRVTGIPNARLTEEAAAATAAGVLSGAVPVGRPLDPQDLADWAREHGLDAVLTWSGETVQGFDVVLLPERRTVSGGFVPSGVAGRTRANAPALAKTIGPLTVELPEYLRGRLPDYMVPAAVVPLPELPLTPAGKLDRRALPSESTTTTNSGEPRNSHEEKLCSLFSELLGVEKVGIDDDFFVLGGHSLLATRLSARIRKQFDVDMPVRTIVRYPTVAELASLVLIGGIPDEHIDSFAVVLPLNRDPGTGKPPVWFFHGGGGLGWAFFTFAPYVPDRPAYALQSRGSGGTDQLAGSVEEMIDDYLTQILEVQPEGPYNLVGWSYGGPLAHAVAVELEQRGHEVDILAILDSKPASGFRNLTGTVPAVYRKEVEEVFGQFMNTDNMDLFLDTMSKVGANNLSKMEHFDSPVYSGDMLFFNAKLDKDEEGSWAPHWPPHVLGSIEEYDVDATHHDLHMPKPAGQIMKVIARRLAR from the coding sequence GTGATTCCGCTGTCGTACGCACAACGCCGTATGTGGGTTACGAACCAACTGGAGAGGGGGGCGGAGACCTACAACATATCCCCGACGTTCCGGCTGACCGGACCACTGGACGAGGCCGCCCTCGTCGCGGCGATCCGCGACGTGGTCGCCCGGCACGAGATCCTGCGCACCGTCTACGTGACCGACGAGGACGACGAGCCCCATCAGCGGATCCTGCCGGCGGCGGAGGTGTCCGTGCAGGTGCCGGTGGTCGACGTGGCGCCCGACAAGCTGCCCGGCGCGGTCGACGAGGCCATCGCCCACCACTACGACCTGTCGACCGAACTCCCGCTGCGGGCAAGCCTGTTCCGCTGCGCCCCCCAGGAACACCTCCTTGTCCTGGTGATCCACCACATCGCCTCGGACGGCGTCTCGGGTGCGCCGCTGGCACGGGACCTGACCACCGCCTACACCGCCCGCCGGGACGGCCGGGCGCCGGAGTGGGAACCCCTGCCCGTGCAGTACAAGGACTACACGCTGTGGCAGCGCGCGCTGCTCGGCGACCCGGCCGACCCGGACAGTCTGGCCGCGCGGCAGACCGCGTACTGGCGCGAGGAACTCGACGGGGTGCCGCAGCCACTGAGCCTGCCGCTGGACCGCCCGCGGCCCGCGGAACGGAGTCTTGAGGGCGACACGGTCGGCTTTGCGGTGAAGGCCGAGGTGGCGGCCGGGCTCCAGAAGCTGGCCGACGAACGCGGCATGACCATGTCGATGGTCCTCCAGACCGCTCTCGCGGTGCTGCTGCGCAAGCTCGGCGCCGAGGAGGACGTGACCATCGGCAACCCGATCGCCGGGCGTACCGACGAAGCGCTCGCCGACCTGGTCGGGGTCTTCGTCAACACCCAGGTGCTACGGGTCGACCTCTCCGGCGATCCGTCGTACGCCGATCTGCTCGCCCAGGTGCGGGACAAGGCGCTGGCCGCCTACGAGCACCAGGACGTGCCGTTCGAGATGTTGGTCGAGCTGATCAACCCCGACCGCTCCGCGGCCTACCAGCCACTGTTCCAAGTGACGTTCGCCTGGCAGAACTTCACGAAGCAGGACTTCGAACTCCCCGGACTCAAGGTCGAGTTCGAGCAACACCTCGTGTCGGCCGCCATGTTCGACCTCTTCTTCAGCATGACCATGGACGAGTCGGGGGCGCTCCAGGGCGACCTCATGTACGCGACCCAGCTCTTCGACCGCGACACGGTCGAGGCGATCGCCGCCCGGTTCGCGCGGGTGCTGGAGCAGTTGGTCGCCGCCCCGCTGTCGCCGGTCGGCGCGATCGAGGCGGTGTCGGCGGCGGAGCGGGAGTGGCTCCTGCGGGGTGTCAACGACACGGTTCACGCGGTGGACGCGGTGACCCTGCCGGAGGCGTTCGAGGCACAGGTCGCGCGCGACCCCGAGCGCATCGCGGTGATCGCCGAGCGGGAGACGCTGACCTACGGCGAGTTCAACCGGCGCGCCAACCGACTGGCCCATTGGCTGCTCGAACAGGGCGCGGGCCCCGAGCAGTTGGTCGTGGTGCGCATTCCCCGTTCCGTCGACCTGATGGTCGCCGTCTACGCAGTGGTCAAGGCGGGCGCGGCCTACATACCCGTCGACCCCGAACTGCCCGAGGACCGGGTGCGGCAGGTGGTGGACAGCGCGAAACCGCTGCTGGTGCTCGACGACGAGCTTCCCGATGTGTCCGGCTACCCGGAGACCGACCCGGAGCGTGTGCTGGCGCCGGACAACGTCGCGTACGTCATCTACACCTCCGGATCCACCGGCGGCCCCAAGGGCGTGCCGGTGTCGCACCGGTCGATCATGAACCGGGTGCAGTGGGGCCTGGCCCACTTCGATGTCACGGTCGAGGACCGGATGCTGCTGAGCACCTCGGCGAGTTTCGACGCGTCGGTGCCGGAGCTGTTCGCCAACATGCAGGTGGGTGCCGCGGTCGTCGTCGCCCGCCCGGACGGACGCAAGGACCCCGCCTACCTGGCCGAGTTGATCGCACGGGAGCGGGTGACCGGCGCCGACTTCGTACCCTCCCTGCTGACGGAGTTCGTCGCCGAACCAGCGGCGCGCAAGTGCACCACCCTGCGCTGGATCGAGGTCGCGGCCGAGGCGTTCCCGGCCGCACTGGCCAACAGGTTCGTCGAACTCCTGCCGGGCTGCGGCGCGCACAACCTCTACGGCCCAACCGAGGCCACCGTCGAGGTCACCGGATGGCAGCACGTACCGGGCGCGGACACCGTGCCGATCGGCGCACCGATCTGGAACACCCAGGTGTACGTCCTGGACGAGGCGCTGCGCCCCGTCCCGCAGGGAGTCACCGGCGAGCTGTACCTGGCCGGCGCCTGCCTGGCGCGCGGCTACATCGGGCAGACCGCGCTGACCGCCGAGCGGTTCGTCGCCTCCCCCTACGGCGCGCCCGGCGCCCGGATGTACCGCACCGGGGACCTGGTGCGCTGGAACAAGGACAGCCAGGTCGAGTACCTCGGCCGCACCGACTTCCAGGTCAAGGTCCGCGGGCTCCGCATCGAACTGGGCGAGATCGAGCACGTGTTGACCGAGCATCCAGCTGTGGCGCAGGCGGCGGTCGTGGTGCGCGAGAACCAGCAGGGCGACAAACGCCTGGTGGCCTACGTGGTGCCCGACCCGGAGGCCGCCGTCGCCGACGAGGGCGTCCAGGTCGACGAATGGCGCCGGGTCCACGAGGAGACGTACGCCGACTCCGCCCACGAGCCGTGGGGCGAGGACTTCCACCTCTGGAAGTCGGCCTACGACGGCGAGCCGATCCCGCGTGAGCAGATGCGGGAGTGGCGCGACACCGCAGTGGCGCAGGTGCTGGACTTCGCACCGGGACGGGTGCTGGAGATCGGGGCCGGCGCGGGTCTGCTGCTGGCGAGGATCGCCGGCGAGGTCGAGGAGTACTGGGCCACCGACATCTCGGCCACGGTGGTGGACCGCGTCCGGGAGCAGGCCGAGCAGGCCGGCCTCGGCGAACGGGTCAGGCTGAGCGTCCAGGCCGCCGAGGACGTCTCCGGGCTGCCCCGCGCCGGGTTCGACACGGTGGTGCTCAACGCCGTGGCACAGTACTTTCCCAGCGTCGACCACCTGGATCGCGTACTGAGCGAGGCCATGGAACTCCTCGCGCCCGGCGGCCGGTTGATCGTCGGTGACGTCCGCAACGCCGCGACCCTCCGGCTGCTGCTGACCGCGGTGCAGCGCGCGGCACGACCGCATGCCTCGCCCGAGGAACTGCGGGCCATGGTGGAGCAGGCGCTGCTCGGTGAACGGGAGTTGGTGGTCGCTCCGGAGTGGTTCGCGCAGTGGGCGGCGGACCACTCCGTCGGCGTCGACATCCGGCTGAAGCCGGGCCGGGTGCACAACGAACTGACCCGGCACCGCTACGAGGTCGTCCTGCACAAGGAGTCGGCCGACCCACTCGACCTGACCGGCGTGCCCGCGGCCGCGTGGGGCCGGGAGGTGACCGACCTGGCAGGCCTGGGTGACCTCGCGGCCCGGACCGGCGGCCCGGTGCGGGTGACCGGGATACCCAACGCACGCCTGACGGAGGAGGCCGCCGCGGCCACGGCGGCCGGTGTGCTGAGCGGGGCCGTCCCCGTCGGCCGGCCGCTCGATCCGCAGGACCTCGCCGACTGGGCGCGGGAGCATGGCCTGGACGCCGTCCTCACCTGGTCGGGCGAGACCGTTCAGGGCTTCGACGTGGTGCTCCTGCCCGAGCGGCGGACCGTCTCCGGGGGATTCGTCCCCAGCGGCGTGGCCGGCCGGACCCGGGCCAACGCCCCGGCTCTCGCCAAGACGATCGGCCCGCTCACGGTCGAGCTGCCCGAGTACCTGCGTGGGCGGCTGCCCGACTACATGGTCCCGGCCGCGGTGGTGCCCCTTCCGGAGCTTCCGCTGACCCCGGCCGGCAAGCTCGACCGGCGCGCGCTGCCATCGGAGTCCACGACCACCACGAACAGCGGTGAGCCGCGCAACTCCCATGAGGAGAAGCTGTGTTCCCTCTTCAGCGAGCTGCTCGGTGTGGAGAAGGTCGGTATCGACGACGACTTCTTCGTGCTCGGCGGACACTCGCTCCTGGCGACCCGGCTCAGCGCCCGCATCCGCAAGCAGTTCGACGTCGACATGCCGGTCCGGACGATCGTCCGCTACCCCACGGTGGCCGAGCTGGCCTCGCTGGTGCTCATCGGCGGCATCCCGGACGAACACATCGACTCCTTCGCGGTCGTCCTGCCGTTGAACCGGGACCCCGGCACGGGGAAGCCCCCGGTGTGGTTCTTCCACGGAGGAGGCGGACTTGGCTGGGCCTTCTTCACCTTCGCGCCGTACGTGCCGGACCGGCCGGCCTACGCCCTGCAGTCCCGCGGCTCCGGCGGCACGGACCAACTGGCGGGATCGGTGGAGGAGATGATCGACGACTACCTCACCCAGATCCTCGAAGTCCAGCCGGAAGGTCCCTACAACCTGGTCGGCTGGTCCTACGGCGGCCCGCTCGCGCACGCCGTCGCGGTGGAGCTGGAACAGCGCGGGCACGAGGTCGACATCCTGGCGATCCTGGACTCCAAGCCGGCGAGCGGTTTCAGGAACCTGACGGGCACGGTGCCGGCGGTGTACCGGAAGGAAGTCGAGGAAGTCTTCGGCCAGTTCATGAACACCGACAACATGGACCTCTTCCTGGACACCATGTCGAAGGTGGGGGCCAACAACCTCTCCAAGATGGAGCACTTCGACTCGCCGGTCTACAGCGGCGACATGCTGTTCTTCAACGCGAAGCTGGACAAGGACGAAGAGGGGTCGTGGGCTCCGCACTGGCCGCCGCACGTCCTCGGCTCCATCGAGGAGTACGACGTGGACGCCACCCACCACGACCTGCACATGCCGAAACCCGCGGGCCAGATCATGAAGGTCATCGCCCGCAGGCTGGCGCGGTGA